A portion of the Stegostoma tigrinum isolate sSteTig4 chromosome 46, sSteTig4.hap1, whole genome shotgun sequence genome contains these proteins:
- the LOC132207359 gene encoding cystatin-B-like produces the protein MEQGQCIVGGYDAVQAVTEEVQDLAQKVKLQVEKKVCRKFETYHAISYCSQVVAGTNLSIKIVVGPGDDYIHVDVYKPLPCSGEQPFLLSSPKFHPQCFTYSTAVASQNVE, from the exons ATGGAACAGGGTCAGTGCATTGTCGGAGGTTATGATGCCGTTCAGGCAGTTACTGAAGAAGTCCAGGATCTAGCCCAGAAG GTCAAGCTGCAAGTTGAAAAAAAGGTGTGTCGTAAATTCGAAACTTACCATGCCATCTCTTACTGCTCCCAGGTGGTGGCTGGAACAAACCTCAGCATTAAG ATCGTTGTAGGCCCAGGGGATGACTATATCCACGTCGATGTCTACAAGCCCCTGCCCTGTTCGGGGGAACAGCCCTTCTTGCTGTCCTccccaaaattccatccccaatgtTTTACCTATTCGACTGCAGTAGCTTCGCAAAATGTTGAATAA
- the LOC132207356 gene encoding FACT complex subunit SSRP1-like has protein sequence MSTYMLWLNANREKIKLDNPGISVTELSKKAGELWKAMTKEKKEEWDARAATARKEYDKKMEEYKRSGKAESFQKKKEAEKSKSKGKAGKQSVSRSTVSKSPVKGNGDSFKSKEFVSSDESSSESEGSEKAASSEESGSD, from the exons ATGTCGACCTACATGCTGTGGTTGAATGCAAACAGAGAGAAGATCAAACTTGACAATCCCGGGATCAGTGTGACCGAGTTATCGAAGAAAGCTGGCGAGCTGTGGAAAGCCATGACCAAGGAGAAGAAGGAG GAGTGGGATGCCAGAGCTGCCACGGCGAGGAAGGAATACGATAAGAAGATGGAGGAGTACAAGAGGAGCGGGAAAGCCGAGTCCTTCCAAAAGAAAAA GGAAGCCGAGAAGAGCAAGTCGAAGGGGAAAGCTGGGAAACAGTCTGTGTCCAGAAGCACCGTCTCCAAAAGCCCTGTGAAGGGAAACGGGGACAGCTTCAAGAGCAAAGAGTTTGTGTCGAGTGATGAGAGCTCATCCGAGAGTGAG GGGTCCGAGAAAGCAGCCAGCTCTGAAGAATCTGGCTCTGATTAG